The Pseudanabaena sp. ABRG5-3 genome includes the window GCATATTACTTAGAAAAACAGACATTTGCTGGCTCCATAACACAATTAAGTTTAGGTGCAAATACCTCTTCGGGCAATTTTAGCTATTCTATAATTACAGGTAGCGTTACTGGAACTCCTACCCCAGTTGAGTTAAATCAAATTGTAACCAATGCCGCACAGCCAACGTCTTCAACTTTAAAGGCTTTTGTTGGAGTTGTAGGAATACCAGGTGTAGTGAGAATAGACACAGTCTTCTGTATAGCTAACTCTCCAAATATCACCATCAACCCTGGCTCATTGAATATTA containing:
- a CDS encoding type IV pilin-like G/H family protein, which produces MDFKNVEYIVSLWLRDRRFVNAQNDDSKGFTLIELLVVIIIIGILAAIALPSFLSQANKARYAEAKSFIGTMSRLQQAYYLEKQTFAGSITQLSLGANTSSGNFSYSIITGSVTGTPTPVELNQIVTNAAQPTSSTLKAFVGVVGIPGVVRIDTVFCIANSPNITINPGSLNISAQTMVCPSSFSIE